DNA sequence from the Desmodus rotundus isolate HL8 chromosome 4, HLdesRot8A.1, whole genome shotgun sequence genome:
aaataaataaaaattaaaaaataaatatatatatttttaaatcttttgtttatatgatgatGCTGTAGAAGCAATGACCTGAGTAATGATGACTTCTACCCTCCGGGATTAGAAAGTAGACTGATTCTACCAGAGCGGTTCATAGTTTCCTGTAGACCTAATCTAAAGCTTTCATTTAACACTCCTGGTCTTTCTTCACAGGTTGAAATTTATAAGAGTTTTCGCCCAGGTGACATTGTCTTGGCCAAAGTGGTATCCTTTATTCCCAGCAGACTTGTGATCCTttgttaaaagaagaaatggaagtgGAGAAACAATGCAAGTGGCTATGGGAGGGAAGACTTACAACCCTTCATTTTCCTTCACCAGCATTACCTGACTAGATCTCCCTAGGTGACGCACAGTCCAACTACCTCCTGACCACGGCTGAGAATGAGCTAGGGGTGGTGGTGGCTCACAGTGAGTCGGGTGAGTTGGGCCGTGCTTCGGATGCTTGCCTTTTCCTGAATTCTGTGGTTTGGAATGAATCCattattttccttcacttttcGTTTTATAATTATTTAGGAAGCAATGTGAACGTAGATACGTACTGCTGAGGTTAGAATGATTCTCCTCATATAAATCTAAGGAAAAGGGAATGGCTCGTACTTACCTCTCCATAAGTCAGTGGAATAAACAAGGTTTTTTCTGTATGAGCGGAGGTTCACTAGGTACCTGGTTGACACTTCAGTTCATACCTAGCTGAAAAGAGAAGGATCTCTGGCAAATATTTGGGGTACCAGTTCCAACACCAGCTTTTCCCTTTTAGGTGTGCAGATGGTTCCCATCAGCTGGTGTGAGATGCAATGTCCCAAGACCCACACTAAAGAATTCCGGAAAGTGGCCCGAGTACAGCCCGAATTCTTGCAAACCTAAGAAGCCACATTTTACCCCAAGGAGGGGGGTAAGCTGTTTCCAAGAGTACATGTATGAAAGTAACAGTAAGGTGCCACTGTCCTTATTGATACACCTGGGGTCAGCCAGCGGCCACCTCAAGAAAAGTCTGCCAGAAACTAACACTGTAGGTGGAACATTTTTCTTGTGAACCTTTCGGTGGATTTCATTCTATTGAGTGATAAATTTCTCTTGGGGGCTCCATAAGCAAACTGTATAATGTTGGAAATAGCCTGTTCTTTCCGATAGTCTTATAAATACGTGTGTTAGCTGTGACGGAGAAGACAGTTTTATTAAAAGGATTTTATGGTTTCCGTTGTCTTGAATAGGGAGAGGGGTGTAAATGGTGTCGTGGTGCTTGGACAGGGTTGGCTGGTGGCCTCTGTGAACTAACCCACGTCAGGTGTGCGCTTGCTCTGCACGAAGCCTGGTCTCtaatctttttaacattttttatatcttttaagtACTTCTGCTAATTCAGTACTTACTGTGTGCGCCAGGCACTTTATGTACATCCCCTGATTTAGAGAGATTATGGTTTAGTGAAAATTATAGGACGCGGGTGGGGATTCCGGTAGCATGTGAGCAGTTCTGAAAGTTGCTTGGTAATCCTAGTGTTACTGACAGAGTTAGTACTCCAGCAACGGGACTGGCGCTAATGTGAGGGGTCAGGAGAGGACTTGTGACAGGAGGTAAAAGGAATTAAAGAATTAGATAAATGCAGTGAAGATACTCAAGGCAGAGAGAAGCCCTAGCaaagtgcagaaacagaaatgaagacaagTTTGAGGGTGGGGAAACATGAGGATTAAGTGTGGAGTGCTTGCAGAGAGAGTGGACGGAACAGCAAACTACGAGATGGCACCTCTTGAGCTGTTGTTCAAGGGTCCCACGTCGTCTGTGTGCCGTGACTGTGGTTGAAGAGTGAGCTTTGGGGTCCAGCCTGTAGTTCTAGCCCTGAGCAAGTTaggtggtttttgttgtttttcaattaaaatttttactcaGATAATGGTAGGTCCCCATGAAGTTTTAAGAAGTAAGAcagagccctggccagagtggcgcagttggttgggtgttgtcctgcaaccAAAGGgcctcaggttcgattcccattccaggcacgtgcccggcttgtgggtttggtccccagtcagggcaagtgcaagaggcagccagtcagtgtttctcacatagttgtttctctccctctctttctccctcccttcccctctctttggaatcaataaaaaagaggaaaagaatggaAGTAATAGAGAGAGATCCCTTGTACACTTTGTCCAGTTTCCCACAGTGGTAACATTTTGCAAAGTTATAACAATCAGGATGTTAGCGTTGAtatttgagcaagttacttttatttcttttaagtctgtttcctcacctgaaatAGTATGACCTCACAGAACTGTTGTGAGGAAGAGATGCGTAAAGTGCTCAGTACATACCAGTAGTATTGTCACGTGTTGTTATTATCCATCTTGTTGCCTTCTATAAAGAGTCTACTAAATTCAGGCCATGTGCTGGACACTTCGATATAGTTTATTTAATCAGTACCTTACTAACaggtattttaaaactttacatgttttttttataTAATACTGCAGAGAAAACACTCATCTTTTTGTGTGCCTGATACTTGTACAAAGCAGGTTTCTAGAAGTGGGTTGCTGGGTCAGAGAATATacacatgtttttaaagattttatttatttttagagagagggtaagggagggagaaggagagggagagaaacattgatgtgtgagagaaacattcatcagttgcctcttgtatgctccccaactggggacccagccagcaactGCAGGCACATGCCCAGAcagagaatcgaaccagtgaccttttgctttgcaagatgacacccaaccaactgagccacactggtcagggtgagaATGTGCACTTTTTCAGTTTTGGTTAGATTCTCCCTATCTCCTTGCAGAAAGATGCCACCAACTGATTCTCTCAACAACAGTGTTAGCCATTTCACTTACTGGGTTGGCCTAAAAGtccagttatttttttccataaaatcaaagacatttttcattttcactagtaactattttttggatattttgagtatgttggccatCTCCCATTATTGGCtcctagtgagtagaggccagggttgCTGCTATACACACCtttcaatgcataagacagcccaacagcaaagaattttttggccaaaatgtcagtagtaccgagaaacttcacaaaccacttctgacacgtttgatcagtcacagcaccttctctacgtgctgcacaaatcttttttttgatatcagttgcatttttacctttcttgaaataataaagcataatatgccgaaaatgttgcatattttcttccatcttcaatattaaaatggctgcacaaaaattcaccagttttggtaaatttttttttctaacgaatgctgatatgacagctgtcacaatacaatctaacaaaattattttgaatgaagttaaggacAGCTAAGCACTtgctagagccattgtacagaaaaaactaagtgaacttcttggccaacccaatttaTCTTGGAACTTCACAGTGACCCTGGAAAGTAGCGaccatttccatttcacagagatataaactgaggcttagaaaaatTAACTGGCCGCAAGTCACAGAGACATGAAGTGGTAGCACAGTGCCCACCCCCGGGCCCGCCTTGCTGTGAACCCCAGGCTTCCTCCTGTACAGTGGTGCCTTTTACCAAATGCGATTAGAGGCCTTCCAAATTGACGTTGTTTCATTAATTGAATGCTTGTCGTACATCATTTAGTCCTTTAATAAGTATACGTTGAGCAGCTGCCCTGCCCAGTACTGCACTGTCCCAGGAACGAAGAGGTAAAGCAGTGAACGTGATCAGATCCTTTCCTTGTTGAGCTTACATTCCAGTGTGGGAAGACAGATAAAAGgtgaacaaataaagaaatgttttatgattttttaaaaagtgtcccaAAGAAGAGCATTTGAAATAATTGGATAACAGCCTTCCCTGATCTAGTGCACACTAGGCTATATGGTCTCATCCCTAACCCTCCAATAGTGTGACACATTAGTTATGTCCCTGTCTCCCCTACCAGCCTGAGCCTTTAGGGCAGGGTCCTCTTACCTATCTTTGAATCGCCAGTTCCTGGTGCTGTGACTAACAGCAAATACTCAATAAAAAATGTTGATGTGTACTCAGAGCTGACTGAATTGTGCCTAAACAATGATGTTTAGTGATGGTGATACTTGTTAATCTAAAGTTGGTTCTAGAAATGAGGATGCTGTGTCTTGGAGAAGTGGTTTTCAGCCTGGATTAGGAACATCAGAATTGCCTATAAAGCTctaaagggggttggggggaagcaGGTGCCCTAGCTCTGCTTTCACATCTCACAGGGTGAGCCCAGAGCAGGTGGTTAGGTTTTTGGGGGATTTTTCTTTCAGCTCCACGGGTGATTCTGATGTGCTAAGAAGCACTGTCTTAGGAGGATTGTAGTTGTCCTCCTAGTGGTAATAGGAAGTGATGCTGAATTGCTGTCATTTCTTGCTCATAAGGCAGTTCTAGTGAGAGCCTCTATAAAGTTGTGAGGAATGGAGGCTGCTGTAGGCTCAAGAGATGTCGGGACATAGAGTAACATTGATCCAAGACTACGTCTGACTTGGGTGAAGGGCACTTGATCAAACCAATTACCAACTTGGTCTAAGATTCAGTGCAGGCAAAGCAAACTCACGTCCCACCAGGCTGTTGGAGACTTAAATTACCCAAGGTCTTCCTTGGGTTACTGTGTATATCAAATAAACTAAACCTATAAGGAAGGTGCtcgaaaatatttaaattttagaataaggaCCTTGATTTAGTTGAACTAAAGTCTTTCACCTGAGTTTAAGTATTCAGTAGTATACCTTCTGGCAAGTTTCTACATCTCTTTCGGCCTGTTTTCTGTAAACTGGGGAAACCAGACCTTTCTGAGGTGGTCAGTATTACAGATTTTGTATGTTACGTGCCTCATCCAGTGGCTGGTACAGGGGAACTTCATTCTAGCTTAACAGATGTTACTTCTTCCTAGTAGCAGAGAAAGTCCTTATGGACTATCTTACATTCCAGCAACCTTTTCAAAGGCCCGAGAGAAAGTAAATGTGAGCAGTGCCTCTCCCCAGTTGTGTATTATAATGTAATTATTCTGCTGCATCGTCATTTTAGGAGGTTATGAGATTTTTGAGGATGTTAATTGACTGACAGGGTTAAAACTTCTGGGGCTGCTGGCTGGTGTTGTTCAGTGGTTACAGTGCAAGCTTGAGAACTAAAAGGTCCCGATTCTAggccgggcacatgcctgggttgctggccaggtccccacttgggggtgtgagaggcaactgattgatgtttctctcacatactgatgtttctttctccctctcccccctctgaaaataaaatctttttttaaaaaaattctagagcCACAAAGGTGCAACACAAGCCTGCAAGTTACTAATAGAAAAggattggctttttaaaaactggtcaAGCTTACCTTACTCTAAAGAGGGCCCAGTAGTTTCAGAATTTGACTTTCCAGTCAAGGAGTATCTGGTAACTAGCACCACTGAGCAAGAGCTGTAAAGGCACCAGGAATGGAGAACTCAGCCAGGAAgacctccctgcccacccccaccctcagctctCCAGCCTGAAGCGGAAAACCTACGAAAATACACAATTTTGGACCAGGCTCTGTAAAGTCATAACTGGGTGTTCTGAACCTCTTAACCTATCGTACAAGGACTTGGATAATGAGACATTTCAAGTTGAATGTTCAAGCTGATTTCCTCAGACGAGAGAGATTACACATCACACAAAAATATTGCACATGACTCCTTTATTATATTGATCTGGAAAAAAGATTTAGTAGTCATGCTCAAAACGTGTGCTGGGCCCAAGTGGCAGGGCCAAGCAACTGGAACATGATTCAGAAATCAGATAGACACACACCTGGAACCTACAGACGTTTCACGGTGATGAAACAGTAAGGCGGGGGGTGGTTCTAAAACACACAGCAGGACGAACTCCTACCCCGGACCAGTCAAGGAGCTTATCCCACCCTGACATGAGGAATGGTCTGTTTTGTGATGATCACATGTGGGAATATTTCAACCGCCAGTAGAAACCCCaggagggtttttgttttgtattttttttatatgtatatatactttttttgtaAAAGTAGATGCAAAACAAACATTCAGAATTGATCCCAGTCTTCTGGAGCCAGCTTTTCTGGGGCCAGGGAGGAAACGTTAGCTTGAATCACCATGCATTCTTCTTCTGCTGGAATGACTAgagggccccccccacccccatcagtcACCTGACTCTGGAATAACACAGGACTTCTGGGAACACAAAGTCTCTCTTGCCTCCTCATTGGTCACACCTTAGCACGGTTCCTCCCTATCCCCCTACTCAAGCAGGTccttagtattaaaaaaaaaaaaaaaaagcactagcAAAAAACAACAGAGTTTTACTACTCCTGGACTCTCTTGAGTAAGAGTCTTCTCTCAGCTTGGactgaggccccaggccccagaggtGCCATTCTGACTAGATTGCATGAAGGGAGTGGGTGCAAGAGACAAAATGGCTGAAACAAAATTAGGAGCCACTGGTCCCCAACCACAGCTATAACTTAAGATGCCTACAGATGTGGTCAGTGTGACATGTGCACAGGAGAGATGCAGAGGAATGGGATGGGCAGGGAGGGTGTGCTTGGGAAAGTGTTCTGCCTGCTCGCCTTCACTTCTTGGCCTTGCCCTGGGCAGCCACAGCCTCCATGGCTTTACGGACGGTCTCTTCATCCCCCAGGAACTGCATGGGCTTGATGGGCTTCAAGTTCTTGTCCAATTCATAGACAATGGGAATACCAGTTGGCAGGTTCAGCTCCATGATAGCTTCTTCAGAGAGACCTGAAAATGCCCACCATGATTAGCCAAGCAAGATAGGACTCCATAACACCCCTTAGGTTTACTACTTATCTTCCAGGTGACAAAGGGCCTTGGTAGGAATTAAAACAAGATGCCCTTTCTGAAATTTGAAATAATCGGTATTACATAGATCGATCACCCAAGGAGTGCCCCCAATACTTACTTCTCAGCCACTGCAAAGCAGGAAAAAGTATGAAAGGTGTATACCACGGATCTACCTCCCAAAGATCTACCTCTCAAAAGCACACAGCGGAGCAGGACTTAATTAAATGCATCTCAAGTGTACTATGCAGTCCGTCCAGTCGGCCAAAAATCAGTGCATCTGGCCTCTAGACTCTCAGGTGAGACAACTTAAGATGCGAATtggaaccctggccaggtggctccattgACTGGAGCATCCTGTGCTcaccgaaaggttgcgggttcagccTGCAGTCAGGGCTCTTACCAGTGGCAACCGATCAAAgtttctcttacatcaatgtttgtgcatgtttctctctccctctcccccatttcctttctctaacatcaataaacatgtcctcggatgaggatttttttaaaaagatgcaaattGAGATCTGTGTGTGACATTATGCCAGGTTGTGATTAAGGTATGATTAAAGAGGATTTTATCAGCAATTTCAACTGGCAATCCTAGCCTAGAGGTGGGcatctcaaactttaatgtgtatCTCAATCACCTGGTGAGAGATGCAGCTTCTGAATCAGATCTGAAGTGGGACCCCAGGGGATCCGGCCACCTCTGCTTCTCTAGAAGATGCTTTGAGAAACAAGGGTACAGGGTGTGCTTCCTCTAGGAATCAACCCAGACTATCTCTAAGGCTAACATAACGCCACCCCTTTccagaagttttccttcataCTAAGTAATTAAATCCCCGATTAGTGTCATTTCCGCTTATCCCTCTGTGAGGGCCCCTCTGAAAACCGTACATACCCTCCAGATGCTTGACAATGCCCCGAAGGCTGTTGCCATGGGCTGCAATCAGCACCCGTTTCCCCTCCTTGATCTGGGGAACTATTTCTTCATTCCAAAAGGGCAGGGCTCTGGCAATAGTGTCCTTCAGACTCTCACAGGAGGGGAGCTGATCTTCAGTGAGGTCTGCGTACCTGCGATCCTAAACGACAACAAACCCAATCCTCGCTCTTCGGTTGGTAGCAGTTGCATCTGCTCTGCCCATTCCTTGCCCGCTAAGGGGTCAGAGTGATAGGTAGAGGTCTCTCCCCAGGGCACAGAATGAAGCTGAGAACTTGGGAAAGAGAGAATTATtgtcctgcccctctcccctaTCACCCACTACTAGGAAAACCAACAGTTCAAAGAAACATAACTTAGAAAAGGAGAACAAGGCCCTTCCCAATTCATTCTGTCTTAACAGCTTTGGAAGGCCCTACCCTATAGATGGGTTTTACAAAATATGGCAGTGGAGATATAACAAACGATCAATTAAACCTTTTAACAAATGCAGGCCATTACTTGGAGCAGGGGGATTacaatgaattattttaacataaattataaGCTCAGTGGGACTAGGCTGCACTAATAAAAGCTACAGAGTGAGGCCCAGACTCTCATTCCCTGGTCCTAGGTTGAATGAGCCAGACCTCACTTTGTACAGAGTCGGACGTACCTTACTGATATTGCTGTAGAAGGGATGGTCAGGCTCCATCGGTGGTGGTGGGACATCATAGGAGCGCCTCCAGATCTTTACCTGGGCCTCGCCATGCTTGGCAGCAGTTTCTGCTTTATTAAGGCCAGTCAGACCCCCATAGTGCCGCTCGTTGAGGCGCCAGGTCCTCACTACGGGCAGCCACATTTGGTCAATGGCATCCAGCACTGTCCAGAGAGTCCGAATTGCTCTCTTCTGCACTGAGGTGAAGCAGATGTCAAACTCATAGCCAGCATCTGGAAATTACACGTTCAAAGTGGTAAGCTAATCAGGTTGACTCGAGTCAGGATTTTCTTACATATAATCTCCACACAGGTAgtccaaatgaaaaatattgggCTAAATATTCAATTTTGTATACTCCAGCAGGAAAAACTAATATTCTGCCTTCAGTGAAGATAAAAATTTGTCAACTTACACTATAGTTGATGACATACCTCCCAGTGGTTTCCCAAAAATGCGTTTAACCTAAGGCCTCAATGTACTGTCAACCAACTAACCTGCCATCTGTGCTGCCTGTCCTCATCCCCAGAATGCTGTGCTTTAATTAAACACATTTGAAGACTTtattttgggccctggctggtgtggctcagtggattgagtgccggcctgggaaccaaagggttgccagtttgattcccagtcagggaaacaTACccgggttgcagccaggtccctagtaaggggcacatgagaggcaaccacacattgatgtttcccctctttttctccctcccttcccctctctctaaaaataaataaaatcttttaaaaagagagttgtTGGCCCAACCAGTAGGTTACAGTGATTAATCTTACTTCATGTCTCATGAGAAAttattctccctccctctttaaGGGGGAATACGGCTCTTCCTTATGTGTTAGGCCAAGAAAACAGTCCTGTTTTCCTCCATGAGGCTACAAAGCCTTCTTTGGAATTTAGCACACTTTCCTGGATATTGCCTCATATTGAGGTTGCCAACAGTCATTAATGAAATGTGAAGTGAATTTTCCTGCCAGTCATTCAactgaaaatgaagcaaaaaaaacTACCCTGATGGGGGAAGAAAGGATTAATCACTAGGAAACCACCACCGCCcacaagggaaaaggacacagctCATCACTGAGCCTCAGGACAAGTCCCAGTAAGCTCAGCTACCATCTCCTCCCTAACCTTAAGGGGAAGAAAGGCGCCCCAATAAAAGGCTGAATCACTGGGAAGCAACAACCCATAGTGCAAGTCTCAGCTCCCATGCTGCAAAGCAACTGGTTATTTCACTGCAATTATTTCCACTCTTAATGGAACACAAAAATGGGATACACAGATAGGTCCCCAAGGAGAAAAGCAGTTCCCCTTAGGACTCTTTAACACAACTCTAAAGTCTCTTCCTTTAACTTGCTCATCAAAGCATAGTCTGGGGCACTCCCAGGGATGGATTTGcgggtgtggtgtggtgtggacTCCATCCTCCCCCAGGAGCAAGATTGCAAGGGAAAACTCAGTTCTCACTAGCTTCCTCCTGGAATCAGATTCAAGAGTATACAGACCCTACtatcactttttttaaagattttgtttgtttatttttagagagaagggaagggaaggaggaaacatcaatgtgcaatgGGAAGTCTGTCCATGGACCTCCAGATTcacacccttttttaaaaagttaatttattttttgagactttattttt
Encoded proteins:
- the PGAM1 gene encoding phosphoglycerate mutase 1, which produces MAAYKLVLIRHGESAWNLENRFSGWYDADLSPAGHEEAKRGGQALRDAGYEFDICFTSVQKRAIRTLWTVLDAIDQMWLPVVRTWRLNERHYGGLTGLNKAETAAKHGEAQVKIWRRSYDVPPPPMEPDHPFYSNISKDRRYADLTEDQLPSCESLKDTIARALPFWNEEIVPQIKEGKRVLIAAHGNSLRGIVKHLEGLSEEAIMELNLPTGIPIVYELDKNLKPIKPMQFLGDEETVRKAMEAVAAQGKAKK